One region of Myxococcus stipitatus genomic DNA includes:
- a CDS encoding dihydrolipoamide acetyltransferase family protein: MATFEFKLPDLGEGVMEGELVKWHVKEGDVVKEDQVLAEVMTDKATVTVPSPKAGRVLKTHGKEGDMAKVHQLLVTLDIEGAAPAQPAGHGAPAAPAPAAAPAAAAQAPAAAAAAVPATKVLATPVTRRMAREHGLDLATIAGSGPQGRVTKADVVAALEGGSQRNVVSAQAPAQARPAAPAVSAGRADERIPLRGLRKKIAEKMVRSKFTMPHFAFVEEVDATELVALRARLNAQLAAAGDGTKLNYLPFIIKATIAALKKFPHLNANFDEAAQELVVRGEYNIGMAVATPDGLTVAVVKDADRLTLAELARETARLGAAARERKLKMEELTGGTFTITSLGQSGGLFATPIINHPEVGIMGVHKMKKRPAVKDDQIVIRDMMNLSLSCDHRVIDGSVAADFVYEVIKYLEKPDLLFLAMA; the protein is encoded by the coding sequence ATGGCAACGTTCGAATTCAAGCTCCCCGACCTCGGTGAAGGCGTGATGGAGGGCGAGCTGGTCAAGTGGCACGTCAAGGAAGGTGACGTCGTCAAGGAAGACCAGGTGCTCGCCGAGGTGATGACGGACAAGGCCACGGTCACCGTCCCTAGCCCGAAGGCCGGCCGCGTGCTGAAGACGCACGGCAAGGAAGGGGACATGGCGAAGGTGCACCAGCTCCTCGTCACCCTGGACATCGAGGGCGCGGCGCCCGCGCAGCCCGCGGGGCATGGTGCTCCGGCGGCTCCCGCTCCGGCGGCGGCTCCCGCAGCCGCCGCCCAGGCTCCAGCGGCGGCCGCCGCTGCCGTCCCCGCGACGAAGGTCCTGGCGACGCCGGTGACCCGGCGCATGGCGCGCGAGCACGGGCTGGACCTGGCGACCATCGCGGGCAGCGGCCCGCAGGGGCGGGTGACGAAGGCGGACGTGGTGGCGGCGCTGGAGGGTGGCTCGCAGCGCAACGTGGTGTCCGCGCAGGCGCCGGCCCAGGCGCGTCCGGCGGCTCCGGCCGTGTCGGCGGGGCGGGCGGACGAGCGGATTCCGCTGCGGGGGCTGCGCAAGAAGATCGCCGAGAAGATGGTGCGCTCGAAGTTCACCATGCCGCACTTCGCGTTCGTGGAGGAGGTGGACGCGACGGAGCTGGTGGCGCTGCGCGCGCGCCTCAACGCCCAGCTCGCGGCGGCGGGTGACGGCACCAAGCTCAACTACCTGCCGTTCATCATCAAGGCCACCATCGCGGCGCTGAAGAAGTTCCCCCACCTGAACGCGAACTTCGACGAGGCGGCGCAGGAGCTGGTGGTGCGCGGCGAGTACAACATCGGCATGGCGGTGGCCACGCCGGACGGGCTCACCGTGGCGGTGGTGAAGGACGCGGATCGACTCACGCTGGCGGAGCTGGCGCGGGAGACGGCCCGGTTGGGCGCCGCGGCGCGCGAGCGAAAGCTGAAGATGGAGGAGCTGACGGGCGGCACCTTCACCATCACCTCGCTGGGACAGAGCGGTGGCCTGTTCGCCACGCCCATCATCAACCACCCCGAGGTGGGCATCATGGGCGTGCACAAGATGAAGAAGCGCCCGGCGGTGAAGGACGATCAGATCGTCATCCGCGACATGATGAACCTGTCGCTCTCCTGCGACCACCGCGTCATCGACGGCTCCGTGGCGGCGGACTTCGTCTACGAGGTCATCAAGTATCTGGAGAAGCCGGACCTGCTGTTCCTCGCCATGGCGTGA
- a CDS encoding MBL fold metallo-hydrolase, with product MPFTVRFWGVRGSIPAPGPQTRRYGGNTPCVEIRCGDELLIFDLGSGARSLGDSLLAAGGEPVRGNIFITHYHYDHLQGLPFFAPIFVPSTELTINGPARNGRTTREILGGQMVPPYFPVTAEDTFRAKLTYRDLPEGESLQIGPAKVRWLELHHPGGNLGYRVECGGRSVVYATDVEHGSELDSGLFEFSRGADLLIYDSMYTEDEYHGRAGPARTGWGHSTWQAAVAAANASKVKTLVLFHHDPGRDDASMDRLLRQVRKHRPEAIAAKESMVLEP from the coding sequence GTGCCCTTCACGGTCCGCTTCTGGGGCGTGCGCGGCTCCATCCCCGCGCCCGGTCCACAGACGCGGCGCTACGGCGGCAACACCCCGTGCGTGGAGATCCGGTGCGGGGACGAGCTGCTCATCTTCGACCTGGGCTCTGGCGCGCGCTCACTGGGTGATTCGTTGCTCGCCGCGGGTGGCGAGCCGGTGCGCGGGAACATCTTCATCACGCACTACCATTACGACCACCTGCAGGGCCTGCCGTTCTTCGCGCCCATCTTCGTGCCCTCCACCGAGCTGACCATCAACGGTCCGGCGCGCAACGGGCGCACGACGCGGGAGATCCTCGGCGGGCAGATGGTGCCGCCCTACTTCCCCGTGACGGCGGAGGACACGTTCCGGGCGAAGCTGACGTACCGGGACCTCCCGGAGGGCGAGTCGCTCCAGATCGGCCCCGCGAAGGTGCGGTGGCTGGAGCTTCACCACCCGGGCGGCAATCTGGGCTACCGCGTGGAGTGCGGCGGGCGCTCGGTGGTGTACGCGACGGACGTGGAGCACGGCAGCGAGCTGGACTCGGGGCTGTTCGAGTTCTCCCGGGGCGCGGACCTGCTCATCTACGACTCCATGTACACGGAGGACGAGTACCACGGCCGCGCGGGCCCCGCCCGCACGGGCTGGGGCCACTCGACGTGGCAGGCGGCGGTGGCCGCGGCCAACGCCTCGAAGGTGAAGACGCTGGTGCTCTTCCACCACGACCCGGGACGCGATGACGCCTCCATGGACCGGCTGCTGCGCCAGGTGCGCAAGCACCGCCCGGAGGCCATCGCCGCCAAGGAGTCGATGGTCCTCGAGCCGTAG
- a CDS encoding ClpX C4-type zinc finger protein, whose amino-acid sequence MAENPRELIRAAQTAELQGDVPRAVECLQRAAEAYRKAGNAPRALQLLRHARRLDGSRLDIIEEVQRLEWMPETLLARGDGEQDEDSRLVQALTDDEVPLPELARRQRLIDEALRAVEARGEEAQPPRVHETWVLETEVAEDLQRLEAQLARVAAMVEAPSDADIRQAGGAAEAGTRLPGSADAGPTSVAFSGPQAPSSMVGVAEAGTRQLGSVDAGAMSAGPKASSSMVGVEEAGEPRAGVSEDDVEAGAPAEGAASVGWGVRGVGLIAEEGMFLAEDAMDAPPVRSTWRPDPRDEEPAPRRRREPRIIERGPTRADVAVEAWCSFCCRPQAEVGALVAGPAAAFICKACLTESASLLGDVKPVPRPTHPGSAVTSAADLDFVGQPEVMASIERSLLAGARCLLVVGPEGCGKSTLFSQWQRRGWGVRASVASLSETASTTPLLVEDADRLSPEDHAALCAFLGRDVRPAVVLSARGQAREHGGVRLRGDAGPCVLPTTEALSHAVQGRIPTGVLERVQVLVSLPAPSVADSMEIARARLASRDPAVILSEDALAAIAKEASRSPRAGHELRALLDRIPAGTWGLEPEAKKPAAPRKGRRKGTS is encoded by the coding sequence ATGGCTGAGAATCCTCGCGAGCTGATCCGCGCCGCGCAGACCGCCGAGCTCCAGGGCGACGTGCCCCGCGCGGTGGAGTGCCTCCAGAGAGCGGCCGAGGCGTACCGCAAGGCGGGGAACGCGCCGCGAGCGCTCCAACTGCTGCGCCATGCCCGCAGGCTCGACGGGAGCCGCCTGGACATCATCGAGGAGGTGCAGCGCCTCGAGTGGATGCCGGAGACGCTGCTCGCGCGAGGTGATGGCGAGCAGGACGAGGACTCGCGGCTGGTCCAGGCGTTGACGGACGACGAGGTCCCGCTGCCGGAGCTGGCGCGCAGGCAGCGGCTCATCGACGAGGCGCTCCGCGCGGTGGAGGCCCGGGGCGAGGAGGCCCAGCCCCCTCGCGTGCACGAGACGTGGGTCCTGGAGACGGAGGTCGCGGAGGATCTCCAGCGACTGGAGGCCCAGCTCGCCCGCGTGGCCGCGATGGTCGAGGCGCCGTCGGACGCGGACATTCGTCAGGCGGGAGGGGCGGCGGAGGCGGGGACACGTCTGCCGGGGAGCGCGGACGCAGGCCCCACGTCTGTCGCATTCTCGGGGCCCCAGGCTCCATCCTCGATGGTCGGCGTGGCAGAGGCCGGGACACGTCAGCTGGGGAGTGTGGACGCAGGCGCCATGTCCGCGGGGCCAAAGGCTTCGTCTTCGATGGTCGGAGTGGAGGAGGCGGGGGAGCCTCGGGCTGGCGTGTCGGAGGACGACGTCGAAGCTGGGGCTCCGGCCGAGGGAGCGGCGAGCGTTGGCTGGGGCGTGCGCGGCGTGGGCCTCATCGCGGAGGAGGGGATGTTCCTCGCGGAGGACGCGATGGACGCGCCCCCTGTCCGGTCGACGTGGCGTCCCGACCCGAGGGACGAGGAGCCCGCTCCTCGGCGCAGGCGTGAGCCGCGCATCATCGAGCGAGGCCCCACGCGCGCCGATGTCGCCGTGGAGGCCTGGTGCTCGTTCTGCTGCCGTCCCCAGGCGGAGGTCGGCGCGCTGGTGGCGGGCCCGGCCGCTGCGTTCATCTGCAAGGCGTGTCTGACCGAGTCCGCGTCCCTCCTGGGAGACGTGAAGCCGGTCCCCAGGCCCACCCACCCGGGCTCCGCCGTCACGAGCGCGGCGGACCTGGACTTCGTGGGTCAACCCGAGGTGATGGCCTCGATCGAACGAAGCCTCCTTGCCGGTGCGCGCTGTCTCCTCGTGGTGGGCCCCGAGGGGTGCGGCAAGAGCACGTTGTTCAGTCAGTGGCAGCGGCGAGGGTGGGGCGTCCGCGCGTCCGTGGCTTCTCTTTCCGAGACGGCGTCGACCACGCCGCTGCTCGTGGAGGACGCCGACCGGCTGTCCCCGGAAGACCACGCGGCGCTGTGCGCCTTCCTGGGGCGGGACGTCCGCCCAGCCGTGGTGTTGAGCGCTCGGGGACAGGCGCGTGAGCACGGTGGAGTGCGGCTGCGGGGGGACGCCGGGCCCTGCGTCCTTCCCACGACCGAGGCGCTCTCCCACGCCGTCCAGGGGCGCATCCCCACGGGAGTCCTCGAGCGGGTCCAGGTGCTCGTGTCCCTGCCCGCGCCCTCCGTCGCCGACTCCATGGAGATTGCTCGCGCGCGGCTGGCGTCGAGAGACCCCGCGGTCATCCTCTCCGAGGACGCGCTGGCCGCCATCGCGAAGGAGGCTTCGCGCTCGCCGCGCGCGGGCCATGAGCTGCGCGCGTTGCTCGACAGGATTCCGGCGGGAACGTGGGGATTGGAGCCCGAGGCGAAGAAGCCCGCGGCTCCGCGCAAGGGCCGGCGAAAGGGAACATCGTGA
- a CDS encoding DUF72 domain-containing protein, giving the protein MATVHLGTSGYVYRDWKGRFYPSDLPARRWLSWYARVFTTVELNATFYRLPTPDAVDRWRAEVPGGFRFACKGSRFLTHLKRLTDVDEGLERFYAPVLRLGRKLGPVLWQLPPFLRRPDPERLDRFLAHQPRSIRQVVEFRDVAWYHPEVLAVLDAHRAAVCEHDLLPVPPPRPTGGLRYLRFHGTTGRYSGRYGRAALVRVARGLKTWREHGHTAWVFFNNDLGGHALLDALDLSELLGLPARAPLDMERPSAEERSGTARRPRSRGAATSRHA; this is encoded by the coding sequence ATGGCCACCGTCCACCTGGGCACCAGCGGCTACGTCTACCGGGACTGGAAGGGGCGCTTCTATCCCTCCGACCTGCCGGCCCGCCGCTGGCTCTCCTGGTATGCGCGCGTCTTCACCACCGTCGAGCTGAACGCCACGTTCTACCGCCTGCCCACGCCGGACGCCGTGGACCGCTGGCGGGCGGAGGTCCCCGGGGGCTTCCGCTTCGCGTGCAAGGGCAGCCGCTTCCTCACGCACCTCAAGCGCCTCACCGACGTCGACGAGGGGCTGGAGCGCTTCTATGCCCCGGTGCTGCGGCTGGGCCGCAAGCTCGGCCCCGTCCTCTGGCAACTGCCGCCCTTCCTGCGGCGGCCGGACCCGGAGCGGCTGGACCGCTTCCTCGCCCACCAGCCCCGGAGCATCCGCCAGGTCGTCGAGTTCCGCGACGTCGCCTGGTACCACCCGGAGGTCCTCGCCGTCCTCGACGCCCATCGCGCGGCGGTGTGCGAACACGACCTGCTCCCCGTGCCTCCGCCCCGTCCCACCGGAGGGCTGCGCTACCTGCGCTTCCACGGGACGACGGGCCGGTACTCGGGACGCTACGGCCGGGCGGCCCTGGTCCGCGTGGCGAGGGGCTTGAAGACCTGGCGCGAGCACGGCCACACGGCGTGGGTGTTCTTCAACAACGACCTGGGCGGGCACGCGCTCCTGGACGCGCTCGACCTGTCGGAGCTGCTGGGCCTGCCCGCGCGGGCCCCTTTGGACATGGAAAGGCCGTCCGCGGAGGAGCGCTCCGGGACGGCCCGCCGGCCCCGCTCGCGGGGGGCCGCCACGTCACGCCACGCCTAG
- the glp gene encoding gephyrin-like molybdotransferase Glp, whose product MIDAATLLPEDEARARVLALASPLPAEWVALDEGLGRALAEDVIAQRTLPPWDNSAMDGYAVRAADLSGPLPARMLVLETIYAGAAPRQTLRPRTCSRIMTGAPLPAGADAVVMRERARPVPDGGVDQVDLLEAVEAGQFVRPRGEDARQGEVLLARGTPLGIPELGLLWAQGRTSATVPRRPRVAILSTGDELCRVDEPPDGRIVDTNAPSLALAVRRAGGVPSLLGIARDTRDAVAEALGRAEGFDVVLTSAGVSVGERDYVKEVLAAIGVQQHLWRVAIKPGKPLVVGQRASTLFFGLPGNPTSSLVTFELFVRPALRRMLGFSDVTPPRVGGRLDGRLAKPPGLAHFVRVTAAWRDGGLWARPLATQTSGALRSAAAATHLLHFPREASSLAHGDPVELLPLSWGA is encoded by the coding sequence ATGATCGATGCCGCCACGCTGTTGCCGGAGGACGAGGCCCGCGCCCGGGTGCTGGCCCTCGCCTCGCCCCTGCCCGCGGAGTGGGTGGCGCTCGACGAGGGTCTGGGCCGCGCGCTCGCCGAGGATGTCATCGCCCAGCGCACCCTGCCCCCCTGGGACAACTCCGCCATGGACGGCTACGCGGTGCGCGCCGCCGACCTCTCGGGGCCCCTGCCCGCGCGGATGCTCGTCCTCGAGACCATCTACGCTGGCGCCGCGCCGCGTCAGACGCTGCGGCCGCGCACCTGCTCGCGGATCATGACCGGGGCGCCGCTGCCCGCCGGAGCGGACGCGGTGGTGATGCGCGAGCGGGCGCGACCGGTGCCGGATGGCGGGGTGGATCAAGTCGACCTGCTGGAGGCCGTGGAGGCCGGCCAGTTCGTGCGGCCCCGGGGCGAGGACGCGCGCCAGGGCGAGGTGCTGCTGGCGCGGGGCACGCCGTTGGGCATCCCCGAGCTGGGGCTGTTGTGGGCCCAGGGCCGGACATCCGCGACGGTGCCGCGACGGCCCCGGGTGGCCATCCTCTCCACCGGCGACGAGCTGTGCCGCGTGGACGAGCCGCCCGACGGGCGCATCGTCGACACCAACGCCCCGTCGCTGGCGCTCGCGGTCCGGCGGGCCGGGGGGGTGCCGTCGCTGCTCGGCATCGCGCGGGACACGCGTGACGCCGTGGCGGAGGCGCTCGGCCGCGCGGAGGGCTTCGACGTGGTGCTCACCAGCGCGGGCGTCTCCGTGGGCGAGCGCGACTACGTGAAGGAGGTGCTCGCGGCCATCGGCGTGCAGCAGCACCTGTGGCGCGTGGCCATCAAGCCCGGCAAGCCGCTCGTGGTGGGCCAGCGCGCGTCCACCCTCTTCTTCGGCCTGCCCGGCAACCCCACCTCCTCGCTCGTCACCTTCGAGCTGTTCGTGCGACCCGCGCTGCGGCGGATGCTGGGGTTCTCGGACGTGACGCCGCCCCGGGTGGGCGGGCGGCTGGACGGGCGCCTGGCCAAGCCCCCGGGGCTCGCGCACTTCGTGCGGGTGACGGCCGCCTGGCGGGACGGCGGGCTCTGGGCCAGGCCCCTCGCCACCCAGACGTCGGGGGCGCTCAGGTCCGCGGCGGCGGCCACCCACCTGCTGCACTTCCCCCGCGAAGCCAGCAGCTTGGCTCATGGCGACCCCGTGGAGCTGCTTCCGCTGTCCTGGGGCGCCTGA
- the lipA gene encoding lipoyl synthase: MATPDRFPLPQVTESTRKPEWLKVRLPHGEGYERVKAIVKRTKLATVCEEARCPNIAECWGGGTATVMLMGEVCTRACRFCHVKVGAPPPLDPMEPIHLAQAVKEMDLEYIVVTSVNRDDRPDGGASHFASAIRELRRESPRTIVEVLIPDFKGVEKDLATVAEAKPHVVAHNVETVERLTPTVRDRRARYGQSLRVLEYLKNRPEGLYTKTSIMVGLGETDAELEQAFKDLREVGVDVLTLGQYLQPSQYHLRVERFVTPAQFEDYKKLAESYGFLYVAAGPLVRSSYRAAEFFMKGLMERERLERLG; this comes from the coding sequence ATGGCGACTCCTGACAGGTTTCCGCTCCCCCAGGTGACAGAGTCCACCCGCAAGCCGGAATGGCTGAAGGTGCGTCTGCCTCACGGCGAGGGGTACGAGCGGGTCAAGGCCATCGTGAAGCGCACGAAGCTGGCCACCGTGTGCGAGGAGGCCCGCTGCCCGAACATCGCCGAGTGCTGGGGTGGTGGCACGGCGACGGTGATGCTGATGGGCGAGGTCTGCACGCGCGCGTGCCGCTTCTGCCACGTGAAGGTGGGCGCTCCGCCGCCGTTGGATCCGATGGAGCCCATCCACCTGGCCCAGGCCGTCAAGGAGATGGACCTGGAGTACATCGTCGTGACGTCCGTGAACCGGGATGACCGGCCGGACGGTGGCGCCAGCCACTTCGCCTCGGCCATCCGCGAGCTGCGCAGGGAGAGCCCGCGCACCATCGTCGAGGTGCTCATCCCCGACTTCAAGGGCGTGGAGAAGGACCTGGCCACCGTGGCGGAGGCGAAGCCCCACGTAGTCGCCCACAACGTGGAGACGGTGGAGCGGCTGACGCCCACCGTGCGCGACCGCCGCGCCCGCTACGGCCAGTCCCTGCGCGTGCTGGAGTACCTCAAGAACCGCCCCGAGGGCCTGTACACCAAGACCTCCATCATGGTGGGCCTGGGCGAGACGGACGCGGAGCTGGAGCAGGCGTTCAAGGACCTGCGCGAGGTGGGCGTGGACGTGCTGACGCTGGGGCAGTATCTCCAGCCGTCCCAGTACCACCTGCGCGTGGAGCGCTTCGTCACGCCGGCGCAGTTCGAGGACTACAAGAAGCTGGCCGAGTCCTACGGCTTCCTCTATGTGGCCGCGGGCCCGCTGGTTCGCTCCAGCTACCGCGCCGCCGAGTTCTTCATGAAGGGCCTGATGGAGCGCGAGCGCCTCGAGCGCCTTGGCTGA
- the lpdA gene encoding dihydrolipoyl dehydrogenase: MAETFDVVIIGSGPGGYVGAIRAGQLGLKTAIIEKDKRLGGTCLHRGCIPTKSLLWTAELFHHVREASDFGIDVTGSNINWPNAMKHKDKVVTKGANGIDFLMKKNKVTVVKGHGRIAGKGKVEVTAEDGSKQVLEAKNIIIATGSVPKSLPNVPVDHKRVLNSDSILQIDRIPKSIIVLGAGAVGCEFASIFNHVGSKTAIVEYMPALLPIEDADISKELEKLFRRRGIDVHTGSAVEKVEHTADGVRVTMKVGNETKTLEAEILLSAVGRAPVTEDVGLDKTSIKTERGYIKVDSMLRTGEPNVYAVGDVIPTPMLAHMASAECVVAVEHIAGKNPQPINYDLTPSATYCYPEVASVGLTEKKAKERGYDVKIGNAPFGAVTKSAITNESTGLIKIVSDKKYDEVLGIHIIGPHATELLAEACVALKLEITTEELAGTIHAHPTLSEIVHEGAEATLGHPRHF, encoded by the coding sequence GTGGCTGAGACGTTCGACGTGGTGATCATCGGTTCGGGCCCTGGCGGCTACGTGGGTGCCATCCGCGCGGGGCAGCTCGGGCTGAAGACGGCCATCATCGAGAAGGACAAGCGTCTGGGCGGTACCTGCCTCCACCGCGGGTGCATCCCCACCAAGTCCCTGCTGTGGACCGCGGAGCTGTTCCACCACGTCCGCGAGGCGTCCGACTTCGGCATCGACGTGACGGGCTCGAACATCAACTGGCCCAACGCGATGAAGCACAAGGACAAGGTCGTCACGAAGGGTGCCAACGGCATCGACTTCCTGATGAAGAAGAACAAGGTGACGGTGGTCAAGGGCCACGGCCGCATCGCCGGCAAGGGCAAGGTGGAGGTCACCGCCGAGGACGGCTCCAAGCAGGTGCTGGAGGCGAAGAACATCATCATCGCCACCGGCTCCGTGCCCAAGTCGCTGCCCAACGTCCCCGTGGACCACAAGCGGGTGCTCAACAGCGACTCCATCCTGCAGATCGACCGCATCCCCAAGAGCATCATCGTCCTGGGCGCCGGCGCGGTGGGCTGCGAGTTCGCCTCCATCTTCAACCACGTGGGCAGCAAGACGGCCATCGTGGAGTACATGCCCGCGCTGCTGCCCATCGAGGACGCGGACATCTCCAAGGAGCTGGAGAAGCTGTTCCGCCGGCGCGGCATCGACGTCCACACGGGCTCGGCCGTGGAGAAGGTGGAGCACACGGCCGACGGCGTGCGCGTCACCATGAAGGTGGGCAACGAGACGAAGACGCTCGAGGCGGAGATCCTCCTGTCCGCGGTGGGCCGCGCGCCCGTCACCGAGGACGTGGGCCTGGACAAGACCAGCATCAAGACCGAGCGCGGCTACATCAAGGTCGACTCCATGCTGCGCACCGGCGAGCCCAACGTCTACGCGGTGGGTGACGTCATCCCCACGCCGATGCTGGCCCACATGGCGAGCGCGGAGTGCGTGGTCGCGGTGGAGCACATCGCCGGGAAGAACCCGCAGCCCATCAACTACGACCTGACCCCGTCGGCGACGTACTGCTACCCCGAGGTCGCCTCGGTGGGCCTGACGGAGAAGAAGGCCAAGGAGCGTGGCTACGACGTCAAGATCGGCAACGCCCCCTTCGGCGCGGTGACGAAGTCCGCCATCACCAACGAGTCGACCGGCCTCATCAAGATCGTCTCGGACAAGAAGTACGACGAGGTGCTGGGCATCCACATCATCGGTCCGCACGCCACGGAGCTGCTGGCCGAGGCCTGCGTCGCGCTGAAGCTGGAGATCACCACCGAGGAGCTGGCGGGCACCATCCACGCCCACCCGACGCTCTCGGAGATCGTCCACGAGGGCGCCGAGGCCACCCTGGGCCACCCGCGCCACTTCTAG
- the lipB gene encoding lipoyl(octanoyl) transferase LipB, which produces MNTITVYRLGRVEYEDGLNLMRLFGDARRKGLATDALLLLEHPPVLTLGRGAKRENITASDERLTQEGVELFETNRGGDVTYHGPGQIVGYPIFLLPDSRHDVRRYVRDVERSVMGTLSEWGITAGPIPKWPGVWIGQEGAPDARKIAAIGIHISRWLTSHGFALNVNTRMEHFRLIVPCGIREAGVTSMQRELGHAIPVADVEESLARAFCSVFESERAEPAPLMRTVSVAVVRGHGAEAQVLLVRRRPERGGFWQILTGRVEAGESPAQAAARELEEETGLRLPVVDLAYRHAFAVGETLPPVLAEEHGFGVRAPPDTSVRLGPEHDAFEWVDAPTALERLPFRGLKETVRRTVSNQTT; this is translated from the coding sequence GTGAACACCATCACCGTCTACCGTCTGGGCCGCGTCGAGTACGAGGACGGGCTCAACCTCATGCGCCTCTTCGGAGACGCGCGTCGGAAGGGGCTCGCGACGGACGCGCTGCTCCTGCTCGAGCATCCTCCCGTCCTGACGCTCGGGCGCGGCGCGAAGCGCGAGAACATCACCGCGTCCGATGAGCGCCTGACCCAGGAGGGCGTGGAGCTCTTCGAGACCAACCGTGGCGGCGACGTCACGTACCATGGGCCGGGGCAGATCGTCGGCTACCCCATCTTCCTGCTCCCCGACTCGCGCCATGACGTGCGCCGCTACGTGCGCGACGTGGAGCGCTCCGTCATGGGGACCCTGTCCGAGTGGGGCATCACCGCGGGGCCCATCCCCAAGTGGCCGGGGGTGTGGATCGGCCAGGAGGGAGCGCCGGACGCGCGGAAGATCGCCGCCATCGGCATCCACATCTCGCGGTGGCTCACGTCGCATGGCTTCGCGCTCAACGTGAACACGCGCATGGAGCACTTCCGCCTCATCGTCCCGTGCGGCATCCGCGAGGCGGGCGTCACCTCCATGCAGCGCGAGCTCGGGCATGCCATCCCCGTGGCCGACGTGGAGGAGTCGCTCGCCCGCGCCTTCTGCTCCGTGTTCGAGAGCGAGCGCGCGGAGCCCGCGCCCCTCATGCGCACCGTGAGCGTGGCCGTGGTGCGGGGCCACGGCGCGGAGGCCCAGGTGCTGCTCGTGCGTCGCCGCCCCGAGCGCGGCGGCTTCTGGCAGATCCTCACCGGCCGGGTGGAGGCGGGGGAGTCACCGGCCCAGGCCGCCGCGCGGGAGCTGGAGGAGGAGACGGGGCTGCGGTTGCCCGTCGTGGACCTCGCCTATCGCCACGCCTTCGCCGTGGGCGAGACGTTGCCGCCCGTGCTCGCCGAGGAACATGGCTTCGGCGTACGGGCCCCTCCGGACACCTCCGTGAGGCTGGGGCCGGAGCACGACGCCTTCGAGTGGGTGGACGCCCCCACCGCGCTGGAGCGGCTGCCCTTCCGGGGACTGAAGGAGACGGTGCGGCGCACCGTCTCGAACCAGACGACCTGA
- the ribA gene encoding GTP cyclohydrolase II, translated as MSDTRAPQVLPTRKPTQHLERFSEADIPTGRGPLRTIVFRDKRNGREHVALVVGTVTGVEGVPVRIHSECLTSEVFGSLKCDCRAQLDRALDFISQQGLGVVLYLRQEGRGIGLGNKIKAYALQAKGLDTYEANRQLGFADDLRTYDIAAEMLRSLDVRSVDLITNNPLKIAGMVEEGIPVLRRIPSRTEHNPHNVDYLRTKRERTGHLIELFAEDDDTEAQAG; from the coding sequence ATGTCGGACACACGCGCACCCCAGGTCCTTCCGACCCGCAAGCCCACTCAGCACCTGGAGCGGTTCTCGGAGGCGGACATCCCCACGGGGCGCGGCCCGTTGCGGACCATCGTCTTCCGGGACAAGCGCAACGGCCGGGAGCACGTGGCGCTGGTGGTGGGGACCGTGACGGGCGTCGAGGGCGTGCCGGTGCGCATCCACTCCGAGTGTCTGACGAGCGAGGTCTTCGGCAGCCTCAAGTGCGACTGCCGCGCGCAGTTGGATCGCGCGCTGGACTTCATCTCCCAGCAGGGGCTGGGCGTCGTGCTCTACCTCCGCCAGGAGGGGCGGGGCATCGGCCTGGGGAACAAGATCAAGGCGTACGCGCTGCAGGCCAAGGGGCTGGACACCTACGAGGCGAACCGGCAGCTCGGCTTCGCGGACGACCTGCGCACGTACGACATCGCGGCGGAGATGCTGCGCTCGCTGGACGTACGCTCGGTGGACCTCATCACCAACAACCCGCTGAAGATCGCCGGCATGGTCGAGGAGGGCATCCCCGTCCTGCGTCGAATCCCTTCCCGGACCGAGCACAATCCGCATAACGTCGACTACTTGAGGACGAAGCGCGAGCGTACGGGACATCTGATTGAGCTCTTCGCCGAGGACGACGACACGGAAGCCCAGGCCGGCTGA